AAGCACGGTATTCGTATTCACGGCCTGAAGGTGCTGGGATCAACTGACTGCATGTCGGAGATCCTTAGCCGGATGAACATACGGTGTGTGTTGATCGCGATCCCTTCGGCCAGAGGAAGTCAAGTGGAACAGATCATTGCGAAGTGTCGCCAGTGCAAAGTGGATTTTAAAATCCTTCCTTCTCTTAGCCGGCATGTTAACGGGGGAGTCTCGTCAATTGCCGACTTGCGCAATGCGCGGCCTGAAGATTTGTTAGGTAGGCAGCCTGTCCAGATCGACCTGGCGAGTATACGAAGACAGCTCGAAGGCAAAGTGCTGCTGATTACAGGAGCCGGCGGGTCGATAGGCGCAGAGTTGAGTCGCCAGGTATGTGACTTTGCGCCACGCGAGTTGATTGTGGTGGATCGTTCAGAGAATTGTTTGTTCAATCTGGGACTGGATCTCGGCACAAACAGACCGCAACAGCATTTTATTCCTGTGATTGCGGACATACAGGATGTTGGTGCTATGCGTGAGATCTTCGCTCTGCACCGCCCCGACATGGTGTTTCATGCTGCTGCATACAAGCACGTACCTCTGATGGAGCAGAGTTGTTTTCAGGCGGTGACCAACAATATTTTCGGCACTTACAATGTTGCTCTTGTCGCACGCCAGTTTGGGTGCAAAGCCTTTGTCATGATCTCCTCCGACAAGGCCGTAAACCCGACCAACGTCATGGGAGTAACAAAGCGAATTGCCGAGTTGATCATCCTGGGCTTGCAACACGAGCATACACGCTACGTTGCGGTGCGGTTCGGAAACGTCTTGGGCAGTAACGGCAGCGTAGTCCCTATCTTTCAACAGCAGATCGCCGGCGGCGGTCCCGTCACTGTGACGCATCCTGAGGCGAAGCGCTATTTCATGACCATCCCGGAGGCGGTTCAACTCGTATTGCAGGCTTCGACCATGGGGGTTGCCAGCGACATTTTTGTACTCGAAATGGGCCAGCAGATCCGCATTGCGGATCTGGCGCGCAATCTGATCCGGCTATCGGGTTTGGAGCCAGACCGGGACATTCCCGTTATTTACACTGGCCTGCGTCCCGGCGAGAAATTATTTGAAGAACTCATGTTGGATGGTGAGGGGATGAAACCGACTTCACACCCAAAGATTCGCGTGCTCGATGGTGGGCCCATCAGCTTTGAACAGGTGCATCTCTGGTTAGATGAACTGTCCGCGTTAGTGGAAGCAAAGAACGTGTACGGTTTGGTGCAGACTTTCCAGCGTATCGTGCCGGAATACAAGCCCAGTAACGAACTACTCGCTATGAGTGAAGTCGATCGTCACGACATGGCTCTCAAATACCGTCGGGCCCGAGGGCAACTGTGGCACTCAGTAGACAGCATGCCTAATGTTCCCACCGAACACTTAGTCATGCCGAAAAGAAACTATGAACAGCCTCACTAAATCTATTTGCAGCGTTGTGGAAGGGTAGCGGGAAGGACGGGGAGACAATGAGCTTTGAACCATTCTCGCGGGACGAACAATGGGATGCCATGAGCTTGCGAAGAGCCGAAGCAATGAATCGGCACCTTGGGCTAACAACCGAGCAAGGACCAGGTCCGCAGCACACGACTGAGTCCGACCGAACAGCCTACCCCTTTCGGAGCCGCCCGGTCGACGCCGAGGCGGAAGGCACAGGCTGGCTACGAGGTGTAGGTATTGTCAGGGAGCACTGGCGCCTATCGGCGCTGTTTACCCTCGTCGTCGTGGCGAGCGTGACTGCGGCCACACTGATGATGAAGCCGGTTTATGAGCCTCAGGCACGTGTACAAGTTGACCCGCCCGGCGCTGAGGTGTTCTCTCTTCAGGGCAATAATAGTAGCGGAGCCGCGACCGATTACCTCGCGACACAAGCGCAGAATCTGCAAAACGATGAGCTGACGCTGGATGTCATTCGTAAGCTCCATCTTGATCAGAGCCCTTTTTCCGGAGGCGCCCCGGGGGCAATTAGTGGCACGCCGAGTCTGGCCACGGAGATTGTTGTTCCCTTGACACCTGCGGAAGAGAAAGCGTTGATCGTTTTCAAACAGTCTAGAAAGATCACGCGTGACGTAGCAAGTCGGCTAATCACCGTCAGCGTGTCGGCGCACAATCCAGTGGTGGCAGCAGCAGTGACGAACACGCTGGTAAACATGTTTATTGAACGGGATTACAAGCTGCGAAACGATGCTATCTTGCAGTCGTCGGAATGGCTGCAGAGGCAGCTGGAAGATATTCGCCAGCGAATGGATGATTCCAACCTTGCGCTCAACAATTTCGAGAAAGCCAACGGAGTTGATGCGATCGGGGACAATCAGAATAGATTTTCTGAGCAGATGGTAGAGCTCAGCCGACAATTGATGCAGGCGCAGGCCGACCGTATTCAGTTGCAGTCATACTTGAACGATCTGAACGGCGCTAAAGACAGTTCGCTGCCCCAGATCAGTAGCAACCCCGTGGTGC
This genomic interval from Edaphobacter bradus contains the following:
- a CDS encoding polysaccharide biosynthesis protein is translated as MTSLLNYRKTLILTSQIFLLAMSYYGSFMLRFDFRPEVSYQLLFVRTLPVVLAAELLAFYTFGLLRGWWRYAGMSDALDICEATFASAVILYLLIEVVLRVDGYPRSVLAINLVLTVLVVGGTRFAVRAYTEGAQHSAAELNTLIVGAGRAGSTIARELKRNSGLNLKPVGFVDDDPSKHGIRIHGLKVLGSTDCMSEILSRMNIRCVLIAIPSARGSQVEQIIAKCRQCKVDFKILPSLSRHVNGGVSSIADLRNARPEDLLGRQPVQIDLASIRRQLEGKVLLITGAGGSIGAELSRQVCDFAPRELIVVDRSENCLFNLGLDLGTNRPQQHFIPVIADIQDVGAMREIFALHRPDMVFHAAAYKHVPLMEQSCFQAVTNNIFGTYNVALVARQFGCKAFVMISSDKAVNPTNVMGVTKRIAELIILGLQHEHTRYVAVRFGNVLGSNGSVVPIFQQQIAGGGPVTVTHPEAKRYFMTIPEAVQLVLQASTMGVASDIFVLEMGQQIRIADLARNLIRLSGLEPDRDIPVIYTGLRPGEKLFEELMLDGEGMKPTSHPKIRVLDGGPISFEQVHLWLDELSALVEAKNVYGLVQTFQRIVPEYKPSNELLAMSEVDRHDMALKYRRARGQLWHSVDSMPNVPTEHLVMPKRNYEQPH